One window from the genome of Rickettsiella endosymbiont of Xylota segnis encodes:
- the lolD gene encoding lipoprotein-releasing ABC transporter ATP-binding protein LolD — MNRSPSDLATPSKQDAPVLSCTHLSKTFHDGSLYVEVLKPINFSVQARERIAIVGPSGAGKSTLLHLLGGLDRPSSGEVFLAGQNLDQLSENHRSHLRNRYLGFIYQFHHLLPEFTVLENTCIPLLLAGVEPVFAQKKALSLLKKVGLIHRQHHKLGELSGGERQRTAIVRALVNNPLCILADEPTGNLDSHTAEQVYQTLLELNEEFNTSLVIVTHDQNLASRLDRILHMEDGQLSSS; from the coding sequence ATGAATAGATCACCTAGCGATTTAGCTACTCCTTCTAAGCAGGATGCTCCGGTACTGAGTTGTACTCATTTAAGTAAAACCTTTCATGATGGTTCTCTGTATGTAGAAGTACTCAAACCTATCAACTTTTCTGTGCAAGCTCGCGAACGCATTGCAATTGTTGGTCCTTCTGGCGCTGGAAAAAGTACTTTATTACATCTATTAGGTGGATTGGATCGACCCAGTTCGGGTGAAGTTTTTCTGGCGGGACAAAATTTAGATCAGTTGAGCGAGAACCATCGCAGTCATCTGCGTAATCGTTATCTTGGTTTTATTTATCAATTTCATCATTTATTACCAGAATTTACCGTATTAGAAAATACATGTATCCCTTTATTGCTAGCGGGCGTTGAGCCTGTATTCGCTCAGAAGAAAGCACTGAGTTTATTAAAAAAAGTCGGTCTGATACATCGACAACATCATAAGCTCGGTGAGTTATCGGGTGGAGAACGTCAACGCACTGCCATCGTAAGAGCATTGGTAAACAACCCGCTTTGCATATTAGCGGATGAACCCACTGGTAATCTTGACAGCCACACCGCAGAACAAGTGTATCAAACCTTACTTGAACTCAATGAAGAATTTAATACCAGCTTAGTTATTGTCACGCATGATCAAAATCTCGCTAGTCGATTAGATAGAATTTTACACATGGAAGACGGTCAGTTAAGTTCTAGTTGA
- a CDS encoding cytochrome c-type biogenesis protein: protein MLQFVKKFLKNFLSKLFFLAIFFSPLAVAVSSDMYVFTSAQKKAQFAEIIHEMRCLVCQNQNLADSNAPLAQDLRLIIYRRVQNGESPAQIKKYLVSRYGDFIAFRPVFSQLTYCLWLSPFILFLVIMFILLCKLRKFVPQITSV from the coding sequence ATGTTGCAATTTGTGAAAAAATTTTTAAAAAACTTCTTAAGCAAGCTATTTTTCCTGGCCATATTTTTTTCTCCGTTGGCGGTTGCTGTATCATCTGATATGTATGTATTTACTTCCGCACAGAAAAAAGCACAATTTGCAGAAATCATTCATGAAATGCGCTGCCTAGTATGTCAAAATCAAAATTTAGCCGATTCAAACGCGCCCCTCGCTCAAGACTTGCGTTTAATCATTTACCGACGTGTCCAAAATGGCGAATCACCAGCGCAAATAAAAAAATATTTGGTTAGTCGCTATGGCGATTTTATTGCATTTAGACCCGTTTTTTCACAGTTAACCTATTGCTTATGGTTAAGCCCATTTATTTTATTTTTAGTTATTATGTTTATTCTTTTATGCAAATTAAGGAAATTTGTTCCACAAATTACGAGTGTTTAA
- the udk gene encoding uridine kinase, with the protein MTQRCIIIGIAGASASGKSLLAHTIVKELGSEQVAVISEDSYYKDNSSIAFEKRIENNYDHPDAFDHGLLVEHLKQLQAGESVEIPIYNHTLHIREQQTRRLGPHNIIVLEGILLFAEIGLRELMDIRIYMDTPLDICLIRRIKRDVVERGREIETVLTQYQQTVRPMFSQFIEPSKHYADIIVPRGGENRIAIELIKAKIRELLNNFSN; encoded by the coding sequence ATGACGCAGCGCTGTATCATTATCGGTATTGCTGGAGCTTCTGCTTCAGGTAAAAGTTTATTGGCGCATACTATTGTCAAGGAACTGGGCTCCGAACAAGTCGCCGTCATTTCTGAAGACTCCTATTATAAAGATAACAGTAGCATCGCCTTTGAAAAGCGTATAGAAAACAATTATGATCATCCGGATGCGTTCGATCACGGCTTGCTCGTTGAGCATCTTAAACAACTACAAGCCGGTGAATCGGTAGAAATTCCTATTTATAACCACACCTTGCATATTCGTGAGCAACAAACACGACGCCTTGGTCCACATAATATTATTGTCTTAGAAGGCATTTTATTGTTTGCCGAAATTGGGTTACGGGAGCTGATGGATATCCGTATCTATATGGATACCCCTTTAGATATTTGTTTAATTCGCCGCATTAAACGTGACGTCGTTGAACGCGGTAGGGAAATTGAAACGGTGTTAACCCAATACCAACAAACGGTGCGGCCGATGTTTTCTCAGTTCATCGAGCCTTCTAAACATTATGCTGATATCATTGTGCCACGTGGTGGCGAAAATCGGATTGCTATTGAACTTATCAAAGCCAAAATTCGCGAATTATTAAATAATTTTAGCAACTAG
- a CDS encoding lipoprotein-releasing ABC transporter permease subunit — MFRPIALYIGLRYTRAKKRNHFISFISLTSMIGIALGVMVLITVLSVMNGFDNAIRDRIFNMATQVAITATNGQPLTQINSLAQKVSHQADVIASAPYVSGQGMLVDQGQPHPIMISGVLPELEKNVSEVPHKIVEGNFNLEPGHYNIVLGEELALSLGIQIGDKVNVITPSVSLTPVGIIPRFKTFTVSGIFRVGRSFGFESSMAYIALKDAQTLFQLGQGVTGLRLKLNNLYAAPSVSNALIKALPPTYMVSDWTSTFGSLMYAISLEKRMMFFILLLLIAISAFNLVSSLMMVVTDKQSDIAILRTLGATPATILSIFMVQGCVIGFSGTFLGLIGGIALASQVSNILSFIEHVFHVQILASNVYFFVDKLPSKIETADIIHICIAALGMSLLATIYPALKAARTLPAEALRYE, encoded by the coding sequence GTGTTTCGTCCCATCGCTTTATATATTGGTTTGCGTTATACACGTGCAAAAAAACGCAATCATTTCATTTCCTTTATTTCTTTGACTTCGATGATTGGTATCGCCCTCGGGGTGATGGTACTGATCACAGTCTTATCGGTGATGAATGGTTTTGATAATGCGATCCGCGACCGCATCTTTAATATGGCGACTCAAGTGGCTATCACGGCGACAAACGGACAGCCATTGACTCAAATTAATTCATTAGCACAAAAAGTTTCTCATCAAGCGGACGTTATCGCCAGCGCCCCCTATGTATCTGGACAAGGGATGTTAGTCGATCAAGGGCAACCGCATCCGATTATGATTAGCGGTGTGTTACCTGAATTAGAAAAAAATGTTTCTGAAGTACCGCACAAAATAGTAGAAGGTAATTTCAATTTAGAACCCGGTCACTATAACATTGTGCTAGGCGAAGAATTAGCCTTAAGTTTGGGTATTCAAATCGGTGATAAAGTCAATGTCATCACACCCAGTGTTAGCTTAACACCGGTCGGTATTATTCCGCGCTTTAAAACTTTTACCGTCAGTGGAATTTTTCGTGTCGGACGCAGTTTCGGATTTGAAAGCAGCATGGCTTACATCGCTCTAAAAGATGCGCAAACTTTGTTTCAATTAGGTCAAGGTGTCACTGGCTTGCGTTTAAAGTTAAATAATCTGTATGCGGCACCGAGTGTTTCGAATGCGCTTATTAAAGCTTTACCCCCTACTTATATGGTAAGCGATTGGACTAGTACGTTTGGTAGTCTGATGTATGCTATTTCTTTAGAAAAAAGAATGATGTTTTTTATTTTACTCTTATTAATTGCCATCTCGGCGTTTAATTTAGTTTCATCACTAATGATGGTTGTTACTGATAAGCAATCCGATATTGCGATTTTGCGTACTTTGGGTGCAACTCCTGCTACGATTTTAAGTATTTTTATGGTACAAGGCTGCGTGATAGGTTTTAGTGGCACATTTCTTGGCTTAATCGGCGGAATTGCATTAGCTTCCCAAGTCAGTAACATCTTAAGCTTTATCGAACATGTCTTTCATGTACAAATTCTTGCGTCTAACGTCTACTTTTTTGTGGATAAATTACCTTCCAAGATTGAAACAGCCGATATTATTCATATTTGTATTGCCGCTTTGGGTATGAGTTTATTAGCCACCATCTATCCGGCATTAAAAGCCGCACGCACACTTCCTGCAGAGGCTTTACGTTATGAATAG
- a CDS encoding response regulator: MSILKLRTNLMEKIKDFGSSFHPTLKKPLEELSFPIKNVRNPLPRILSIDDNKICQKINVNNLQKFGCTVECVNSARSALDKLSSSYQVILLDVNLPDCSIDLLINLIRSDERNVNQKVPIVLTSSWLHENCKKNYLAMGVNEVYIKPMQENDFKKILQNYGIIA, from the coding sequence ATGTCAATTTTAAAATTACGAACTAATCTAATGGAAAAAATTAAAGATTTTGGGAGTAGTTTCCATCCTACATTAAAAAAACCTTTAGAAGAACTAAGTTTCCCAATAAAAAATGTGCGTAATCCTTTACCTAGAATTCTATCGATAGATGATAACAAAATTTGTCAAAAAATTAATGTAAATAATCTTCAAAAATTTGGTTGTACTGTAGAATGTGTTAATTCAGCACGCAGTGCTTTAGACAAATTAAGCTCATCCTACCAAGTTATTCTGTTAGACGTTAATTTACCGGATTGTAGCATTGATTTATTAATTAATTTAATTCGGAGTGACGAAAGAAATGTTAATCAAAAGGTACCCATCGTATTAACAAGTAGTTGGCTTCATGAAAATTGCAAAAAAAATTATTTGGCTATGGGCGTTAATGAGGTCTATATAAAGCCTATGCAAGAAAATGATTTTAAAAAAATTTTACAAAACTACGGTATTATCGCTTAA
- a CDS encoding response regulator has translation MESEQKQTITTVTISKRALLVEDYVPCQKIMTNYLQQLGYEVELAADGITAIQRVHNKVYDLIVEDLGLSGASGKEVIQNVRSSTLNVGTPLLVWSAYINRNDEEKYLAWGADGVLIKVCQVKELKKAIERCFLKTRYHRKFYYQLQNFKKKLEHFLSESETHSKIVNVLINLNLHYMKHYLL, from the coding sequence ATGGAATCTGAACAAAAACAAACCATAACAACCGTCACTATTAGCAAACGCGCCTTGTTAGTCGAAGACTATGTCCCTTGCCAGAAAATAATGACTAATTATTTACAGCAACTGGGTTATGAAGTAGAGCTGGCTGCAGATGGTATTACCGCGATACAACGTGTGCATAACAAAGTCTACGATTTGATTGTCGAAGATTTAGGTTTAAGTGGTGCATCTGGTAAGGAAGTGATACAAAATGTCCGTAGCAGCACGCTGAATGTCGGTACGCCCTTATTGGTGTGGAGTGCTTATATAAATAGAAATGACGAAGAAAAATACCTGGCTTGGGGAGCTGATGGGGTATTGATCAAGGTTTGCCAAGTCAAAGAGTTAAAAAAAGCCATAGAAAGATGTTTTTTAAAAACTCGCTATCATAGAAAATTTTATTATCAGTTGCAAAATTTTAAAAAGAAATTGGAACATTTTTTAAGTGAATCTGAAACACATTCAAAGATAGTGAATGTATTAATAAATTTAAATTTACATTATATGAAGCACTACTTACTATAG
- a CDS encoding enoyl-ACP reductase — MGLLDNKRALIVGLASDRSIAYGIAEAMHREGAKLAFAYQGEKLKERVAKMASRDFNSDIVIPCDVSSDEDITELFKKLNVNWDGLDILVHSVAYAPADQLQGDYFEHVNREGFRIAHDISSYSLAALAKAAFPMMKDQANGGAILTLSYLGSEKAMQNYNIMGLAKASLEANVRYLANSLGPKHIRVNAISAGPIRTLAASGISGFRKILAYNAAVTPLRQNTTIEQVGNTAAFLCSDMASGITGEIVHVDGGFHAIVAMGEPVETALGN; from the coding sequence ATGGGTCTGCTTGATAATAAACGTGCGTTAATTGTTGGTTTAGCCAGTGATCGATCGATTGCTTACGGGATTGCTGAAGCTATGCACCGTGAAGGAGCTAAACTCGCGTTTGCTTATCAAGGTGAAAAACTAAAAGAGCGTGTCGCTAAAATGGCAAGTAGGGATTTTAATTCAGACATCGTCATTCCTTGTGACGTCAGTAGCGATGAAGATATTACTGAACTTTTTAAAAAGCTGAATGTCAACTGGGATGGTTTGGATATCTTAGTTCATTCAGTGGCTTACGCACCTGCCGACCAATTACAAGGTGATTATTTCGAACATGTTAATCGTGAAGGTTTTAGAATTGCTCATGATATCAGTAGTTATAGTTTAGCTGCCTTAGCAAAAGCAGCATTTCCGATGATGAAAGATCAAGCTAACGGCGGCGCTATTCTTACACTCAGTTATCTGGGATCCGAAAAAGCCATGCAAAACTATAATATTATGGGCTTAGCCAAGGCAAGTTTAGAGGCTAATGTCCGGTATCTGGCGAATAGCTTAGGTCCAAAACATATTCGTGTGAATGCCATATCGGCTGGGCCGATTCGTACCTTAGCGGCTTCAGGCATTTCCGGTTTTCGAAAAATTTTAGCTTATAATGCTGCGGTTACGCCGTTACGCCAAAATACCACTATAGAACAAGTCGGAAATACCGCGGCTTTTCTGTGTTCTGATATGGCTTCAGGTATTACCGGTGAAATTGTTCATGTCGATGGTGGTTTTCATGCCATCGTGGCTATGGGTGAACCGGTTGAAACCGCACTTGGAAATTAG
- a CDS encoding heme lyase CcmF/NrfE family subunit, translating into MTFPYALLLAAFFLALLQCGVPLASFYYQRLQWLKWVKPLTWSQFMLVALAILSLAYAFLVNDFTFAYVAQNSNSHLPWFYRVCAVWGGHEGSILLWVFILNLWTMAVLILDQSIELALLARVVAVLGFISAGFLLFLLTLSNPFSLAAERVLDGRDLNPLLQDPGLIIHPPLLYMGYVGFSVSFAFAVAALLSGRFDKEWAKRMRPWTLAAWCFLTWGIVSGSWWAYRVLGWGGWWFWDPVENASLLPWLAGTALIHSLLVVEKQEILKTWVILLAILSFALSLIGTFIVRSGILISVHAFAVDPWRGVFMLGLLVLLIGAALCIYAYKIHTFKQPLAQISLLSRTLLLIVNNVLLSVVIFTVLLGTLYPLIIEVLDLGKLSVGAPYFNLVFAPFAILLLFFMGLSYLIPWKQEVRADVLRKIVSILLISFSLSFSLIILFSKELHWQVLIGLSLALWILLNTLQLLRTSFKKKLSLKNIFKTQGAMLIAHAGVAMLAIGIILSSYYSLERNVRMSVGDNLSLGGYHFKLQQVYALQGPNYTGAVANIQVKHQSNQFLRPQLRYYPITDVMISKPAIAVGVWRDLYVSLAEPVGKQTWALRFYYKPFVRWIWIGGLCMMLGGVWAILSRRYAK; encoded by the coding sequence GTGACATTTCCCTATGCGCTATTGTTAGCTGCTTTTTTTCTAGCACTCTTGCAATGCGGCGTCCCTTTAGCAAGTTTTTATTACCAACGTCTGCAATGGCTTAAATGGGTTAAGCCGCTTACTTGGTCGCAATTTATGTTGGTTGCGTTGGCCATTCTAAGTTTAGCGTATGCGTTTTTAGTGAATGATTTTACTTTTGCCTATGTTGCGCAGAATTCAAATTCACATTTACCGTGGTTTTATCGTGTGTGTGCGGTTTGGGGTGGGCACGAAGGTTCGATATTGTTATGGGTATTTATTTTAAATCTATGGACAATGGCCGTCCTTATTTTAGATCAATCCATAGAACTGGCATTATTAGCACGAGTCGTAGCGGTACTGGGATTTATTAGTGCGGGTTTTCTATTATTTTTGTTAACACTTTCAAATCCATTTAGTTTAGCCGCAGAACGTGTGCTGGATGGACGCGATCTAAATCCCTTGCTACAAGATCCAGGTTTAATTATTCATCCACCTTTACTTTACATGGGCTATGTAGGTTTTTCAGTCAGTTTTGCTTTTGCGGTAGCCGCCTTATTAAGTGGTCGTTTTGATAAGGAATGGGCAAAACGCATGCGACCTTGGACTTTAGCGGCTTGGTGTTTTTTGACCTGGGGAATTGTATCGGGTAGTTGGTGGGCGTACCGTGTATTAGGGTGGGGAGGTTGGTGGTTTTGGGATCCGGTAGAAAACGCTTCGCTATTACCTTGGCTTGCAGGCACCGCATTAATTCATTCCTTATTAGTGGTCGAAAAACAAGAAATATTAAAAACTTGGGTGATATTGCTTGCCATATTAAGCTTTGCTTTGAGTTTAATCGGTACGTTTATCGTACGTTCTGGTATTTTAATTTCGGTGCATGCTTTCGCCGTTGATCCTTGGCGAGGTGTATTCATGTTAGGTTTATTAGTGCTATTAATAGGCGCGGCATTGTGCATTTATGCTTATAAGATCCACACTTTTAAACAACCGCTTGCACAGATTAGCTTACTCTCGCGCACTCTGTTGTTAATTGTGAATAATGTTTTACTCAGTGTGGTGATTTTTACCGTGTTACTTGGCACATTATATCCCTTAATCATTGAAGTATTAGATTTGGGTAAACTTTCAGTTGGTGCACCGTATTTCAATCTGGTGTTTGCGCCGTTTGCTATTTTATTATTATTTTTTATGGGTTTATCCTATTTAATTCCATGGAAGCAAGAAGTTCGCGCCGATGTTTTAAGAAAAATAGTCAGTATCCTACTTATTTCCTTCAGTTTAAGTTTTAGTTTGATTATTTTGTTTAGTAAAGAATTGCACTGGCAAGTGCTGATAGGTTTGAGCTTAGCCTTATGGATCTTATTAAATACTCTACAGTTGCTTAGAACATCATTTAAAAAAAAATTAAGCTTAAAAAATATTTTTAAAACTCAAGGCGCCATGTTAATCGCGCATGCAGGTGTTGCTATGCTAGCGATAGGCATCATTTTAAGTAGCTACTATAGTCTGGAACGTAATGTGCGAATGAGTGTCGGAGATAATTTGTCCTTAGGCGGTTATCACTTCAAGTTACAACAGGTCTATGCTTTACAAGGACCTAACTACACTGGCGCAGTGGCCAATATCCAAGTGAAACATCAGAGCAATCAATTTCTACGCCCACAATTACGTTATTATCCCATAACCGATGTCATGATCAGCAAACCCGCTATTGCAGTAGGTGTTTGGCGAGATTTATATGTGTCTTTAGCCGAACCCGTGGGGAAACAAACCTGGGCCTTGCGATTTTATTACAAACCTTTTGTGCGTTGGATTTGGATAGGTGGACTTTGCATGATGCTCGGTGGTGTATGGGCCATTCTGTCTCGACGTTACGCAAAGTGA
- a CDS encoding DsbE family thiol:disulfide interchange protein: MRYLIPLLVLLIMVFFLWRGLEKDPNLLPSPLINQAIPEFSARDLLENHATLRKKIFLQHWTLLIVWSSWCLTCTEEQSFLLKLQKSHFIPIYGLSYRDKFNQAKLWLKKQGNPFQKIIFDPQGLFAIDLGVYGVPESYLIDPQGIIRYKQVGPLTASIWLENMATLIKQVNKNPH; this comes from the coding sequence ATGCGTTATCTTATTCCATTACTGGTTTTGCTTATCATGGTCTTTTTCTTATGGCGGGGCTTAGAAAAAGATCCGAATCTATTGCCATCACCCTTAATCAATCAAGCTATTCCAGAATTTTCAGCGCGTGATTTATTAGAAAATCATGCAACACTACGGAAAAAAATATTTTTACAGCATTGGACACTATTAATTGTATGGTCAAGCTGGTGTTTGACCTGTACCGAAGAACAATCTTTTTTGTTAAAGTTGCAGAAAAGCCATTTCATTCCAATTTATGGTTTAAGTTACCGCGATAAATTCAACCAAGCAAAATTATGGTTAAAAAAACAAGGCAACCCGTTCCAAAAAATTATCTTTGATCCGCAAGGTTTGTTCGCTATTGATTTGGGAGTTTACGGCGTGCCGGAAAGTTATTTAATTGATCCACAAGGCATAATTCGTTATAAGCAGGTCGGTCCATTAACGGCCTCGATTTGGCTAGAGAACATGGCAACCCTCATCAAACAAGTCAATAAAAATCCTCATTAG
- a CDS encoding helix-turn-helix domain-containing protein, with product MKKNPKSIKEKNTSLSIDIQERANRLRYLRKMSHLSMKEFAQHCNLGLTTINYWEQGYSSVTERGAQKVSKAMREEGIECSVIWLMTGYGEPPKVTDSSKLSKLNYKNLESISRISINEKKSDYPLENTEIKEELALFRKNYPEHLIYLIDNESMKPLYGPGDLVAGKKLTDKNMELGHGADCIVELEGRELLIRRVKIAHVVNSYDLYVINSDASLEFPPLRNMKVLSLAPIIRIWKPVKF from the coding sequence ATGAAAAAGAATCCTAAGTCCATAAAAGAAAAAAACACTTCTCTGTCTATTGATATTCAAGAACGAGCTAATCGACTCAGATATTTGCGTAAAATGTCGCATCTATCCATGAAAGAATTTGCTCAACATTGTAATCTAGGCTTAACCACGATTAATTATTGGGAACAAGGATATAGTAGCGTCACTGAACGCGGTGCACAAAAAGTCAGCAAAGCAATGCGCGAAGAGGGGATAGAATGTTCAGTCATTTGGTTAATGACAGGATATGGGGAACCCCCAAAAGTAACTGATTCAAGTAAGCTGTCTAAATTAAATTATAAAAATCTTGAATCAATATCTAGGATTTCTATTAATGAGAAAAAATCCGATTATCCTTTAGAAAATACTGAAATTAAGGAAGAATTAGCACTTTTTAGAAAAAATTATCCTGAACATCTCATCTATCTTATTGATAATGAAAGTATGAAACCACTTTATGGTCCCGGTGATCTGGTGGCAGGAAAAAAATTAACTGATAAAAATATGGAGTTGGGGCATGGTGCAGATTGTATCGTCGAACTTGAAGGAAGAGAATTATTAATTAGACGTGTAAAAATAGCTCATGTTGTTAATAGTTATGATCTGTATGTTATTAATTCGGATGCTTCTCTAGAGTTCCCTCCCTTACGCAATATGAAAGTACTTTCCTTAGCACCCATTATTCGAATCTGGAAACCCGTTAAATTTTAA